The following are encoded in a window of Staphylospora marina genomic DNA:
- a CDS encoding transglycosylase domain-containing protein, producing the protein MDDFRRNNDRRDQLRSSYTPMPPRSRSQRVGPTSRSARSARGAGKVSVKTGWRRFFNMKWILLVLLTVLLLTVGGCSAIMLSADFYDLESIEAENMPQVSKIYDSNKQVVAQFGAALREHVKIEELRKHNNLMVDAFVKVEDRRFYEHNGIDFEGLGRAVIKNIVSFGAAQGASTITQQVCKNIVLQDDSKTMTRKIRELGCALLLEKDYSKDKILEAYLNYINFGGEIAGVQMAAKVYFDVDLTQKSLKKEEAAMLAGMPKAPTTYNPLRKKEKAIERRNVVLKLVLPVDDVMPPLISQEEAEQLAKKPLEVCEDCYKRYAVKSGYAAYKDLVAKELKEKYNIDREELERGGYHIFTGLNTKAQKAVEEALKKDELFTNNDGKPLTGADAGITLLDPKTGLIAAVGGGREFAPGFMNRATQLIQPGSTIKPLTVYTPAIKDKDYNEYSIVKDEKIKIGEWEPKNYSGDAKGDVEMQEMVKQSLNLSTIHLLQEMGLERAFRYAQELGLPMEQADKGWAPLALGGMSKGVNTVQMAQAYSVYPNFGSYIPAHTIKEVRLPNGDTKKPDDLEEKQVFDKKSTYYMTRMLKQVVEDGTGKKARLKDGRDVAGKTGTTQKGESAWFVGYTPDLVGAVMLFYEKEKGPEMTGGSAPAKIFSYVMSETLKDTPKKKFKNPGVPEPEPPFKLEPPRIIEAKYNAKENKVIVRWKRMSSRVKFRIERSEGGDFQVVGEAGPGSTQFEDTSVQPPNDGGGGFLDWLGGGGGGEKVYTYRVVAIDTEADDPENAEMASDPATVKLKPEKKEEKPGDGNDDGKDGDGRGGHDDGRPGRKDDDPGTEPPGGDGDRKNPGPGTWPFGRN; encoded by the coding sequence ATGGACGATTTCCGCAGGAACAATGATCGCCGGGATCAGCTGCGCAGCAGCTACACCCCGATGCCTCCCCGGTCCCGCAGCCAGCGGGTGGGACCCACGTCCCGCAGCGCCCGCTCCGCGAGAGGCGCAGGCAAAGTGAGCGTGAAAACGGGCTGGCGACGCTTCTTCAACATGAAGTGGATCCTGCTGGTCCTGCTCACCGTGCTCCTGCTGACCGTGGGCGGTTGTTCCGCCATCATGCTGTCCGCCGATTTCTACGACCTGGAGAGCATTGAGGCGGAAAACATGCCGCAGGTCTCCAAAATCTATGATAGTAATAAGCAAGTCGTGGCCCAGTTCGGAGCGGCATTGCGGGAGCATGTGAAAATCGAAGAATTGCGTAAGCACAACAATTTGATGGTGGATGCTTTCGTGAAGGTGGAGGACCGCCGCTTCTACGAACACAACGGCATCGACTTTGAGGGGCTGGGACGCGCGGTCATCAAAAACATTGTTTCCTTCGGTGCGGCGCAAGGAGCCAGCACCATCACCCAGCAGGTGTGCAAAAACATCGTCCTGCAGGACGACAGCAAGACGATGACCCGGAAAATCCGCGAGCTGGGATGCGCCCTCCTGCTGGAGAAGGATTATTCGAAAGACAAGATCCTCGAAGCGTACCTGAACTACATCAACTTCGGCGGGGAGATTGCCGGGGTGCAAATGGCGGCCAAGGTTTATTTCGATGTGGATTTGACCCAAAAAAGCTTGAAAAAGGAAGAAGCGGCCATGCTGGCCGGCATGCCCAAGGCACCCACCACCTACAACCCGCTGCGGAAAAAAGAAAAGGCCATCGAACGGCGCAACGTCGTGCTGAAGCTGGTCTTGCCGGTGGATGACGTGATGCCGCCGCTGATTTCCCAGGAAGAAGCGGAACAACTGGCGAAAAAACCGCTGGAAGTCTGCGAGGATTGCTACAAAAGGTATGCAGTCAAGTCCGGGTATGCCGCCTACAAGGATCTGGTGGCCAAGGAACTGAAAGAGAAATACAACATCGACCGGGAAGAACTGGAAAGAGGCGGATACCACATTTTCACCGGACTCAACACGAAGGCGCAAAAAGCGGTGGAAGAGGCTCTGAAAAAGGATGAGCTGTTCACCAACAACGATGGCAAACCCCTGACGGGAGCCGATGCGGGGATCACCCTGCTGGATCCGAAAACGGGTCTGATCGCCGCCGTGGGCGGAGGACGCGAGTTCGCGCCGGGCTTCATGAACCGCGCCACCCAGCTGATTCAGCCGGGCTCGACGATCAAGCCGCTCACCGTCTACACGCCGGCCATCAAGGACAAGGACTACAATGAATACAGTATAGTGAAAGATGAAAAGATCAAAATCGGCGAATGGGAACCGAAAAACTACAGCGGCGATGCCAAAGGGGACGTCGAGATGCAGGAAATGGTGAAACAGTCGCTCAACCTGTCCACCATTCACCTGTTGCAAGAGATGGGACTGGAACGTGCCTTCCGGTACGCCCAAGAGTTGGGGTTGCCGATGGAACAGGCGGACAAGGGATGGGCCCCGTTGGCCTTGGGCGGAATGAGCAAAGGTGTGAACACCGTCCAGATGGCTCAGGCGTATTCGGTGTATCCCAACTTCGGCTCCTACATTCCGGCTCATACCATCAAGGAAGTGAGATTACCGAACGGCGATACAAAGAAGCCGGATGATCTGGAAGAGAAACAGGTGTTTGACAAAAAATCCACGTATTACATGACCCGGATGCTGAAACAGGTCGTCGAGGACGGAACCGGTAAAAAAGCCCGGCTGAAGGACGGTCGGGACGTGGCCGGCAAGACGGGAACGACCCAAAAAGGAGAATCGGCCTGGTTCGTCGGGTACACGCCGGATCTCGTGGGAGCGGTCATGCTCTTCTACGAGAAAGAAAAAGGCCCAGAGATGACCGGTGGCAGCGCGCCGGCCAAGATCTTCAGCTATGTGATGTCGGAAACGCTGAAGGATACGCCCAAGAAGAAATTCAAGAACCCGGGCGTTCCGGAACCGGAGCCGCCGTTCAAGCTTGAGCCGCCCAGAATCATCGAAGCGAAGTACAACGCCAAAGAGAACAAGGTCATCGTTCGTTGGAAACGGATGAGCTCCCGCGTGAAGTTCCGCATCGAGCGTTCCGAAGGCGGAGACTTCCAGGTGGTGGGCGAAGCCGGACCGGGTTCGACCCAATTTGAAGACACATCCGTCCAGCCGCCGAATGACGGTGGCGGAGGCTTCCTCGACTGGCTCGGTGGCGGAGGCGGTGGCGAAAAAGTCTACACCTATCGTGTGGTGGCCATCGACACCGAAGCCGATGATCCCGAAAACGCCGAAATGGCTTCCGATCCCGCAACGGTGAAGCTGAAACCGGAGAAAAAGGAAGAGAAACCGGGCGACGGAAACGATGACGGCAAGGACGGGGATGGCAGAGGCGGCCATGATGACGGTCGTCCGGGCAGAAAAGATGACGACCCCGGCACTGAACCGCCGGGCGGGGACGGTGACAGAAAAAATCCGGGTCCGGGTACTTGGCCCTTCGGAAGGAACTGA
- a CDS encoding SDR family oxidoreductase → METRVAWIVGGVKGLGVQVARALAEDGFRIVLNYRKSVEAGHKWKERIEKIHGECLLLQGDVADGEDVRRMANEVMSAWGRVDVLVCAAGPFTFRPKRLTEFDDDTWREMVDGNLSGVFRLIREVVPGMRERRFGRIITFGYAEVEQMGGWEGYGPYAAAKTGLLSLTRTLAREEAPHGITVNMVVPGDIRDPFKEAQIADVRGHTDPRTPAGRPGTGEDIARVVRFLAHPDSDLITGAVIPVTGGFTHWLYHVK, encoded by the coding sequence ATGGAAACTCGCGTGGCATGGATCGTCGGAGGAGTGAAAGGGCTGGGGGTGCAGGTGGCACGTGCCCTGGCGGAAGACGGATTTCGCATCGTGCTCAATTACCGGAAAAGTGTCGAAGCGGGACACAAATGGAAGGAACGGATCGAAAAAATACATGGGGAATGTCTTCTGTTGCAGGGAGACGTGGCCGACGGGGAAGATGTCCGGCGAATGGCGAACGAAGTGATGTCCGCATGGGGACGGGTCGACGTTCTGGTATGCGCGGCGGGACCGTTCACGTTCCGGCCGAAGCGGCTGACGGAGTTTGATGACGACACCTGGCGGGAAATGGTGGACGGCAATCTGTCCGGCGTGTTCCGGCTGATCCGCGAAGTGGTGCCGGGCATGCGCGAGAGGCGGTTCGGGCGGATCATCACGTTCGGGTACGCCGAGGTGGAGCAGATGGGGGGGTGGGAAGGATACGGCCCGTATGCGGCGGCCAAAACGGGACTCTTGTCGTTGACGCGGACGCTGGCCCGGGAAGAGGCACCGCACGGCATCACGGTCAACATGGTGGTGCCCGGCGACATTCGGGATCCGTTCAAGGAAGCACAAATCGCCGATGTCCGCGGGCACACCGATCCGCGCACGCCGGCGGGCCGGCCGGGAACCGGCGAAGACATCGCCCGCGTCGTGCGGTTTTTGGCCCACCCCGACTCGGACCTGATCACGGGCGCGGTGATCCCGGTGACGGGGGGTTTCACCCATTGGCTGTATCATGTAAAATAG
- a CDS encoding esterase/lipase family protein, with protein sequence MRKWLAFFLCLVLLLAPTGFAPAAPGKPPAPTPMGIVNANGEVSALQLPPPSNVTTPGTWFLGATPPNADPSKPPIVFVQGMNGRAQDWWDETEYHGLNDMYEKAYQAGYRTAFVQLYDAGGTPKSQWDNGQLLASMLQSIYNHFGQKVNIVAHSKGGPDTQAALIHYGAHPYVGRVVTLGSPHHGSHLADLAYSWWAGWLADLLGQKTDATYSLQTGQMAQYRQQTDGHANATKNTYYTAAGTNWGPLFSALQMGGLYLSQYGDNDGLVNVWSTYLPYGNHLFTADLDHDKIRTGSAVFGRIESVLRSSAVTANAASAKGLESTEASAEPVNQYMHGGPLAAGAAVSRTIHVDEGAKEALFHVLTKSPDVQVKLVSPSGKTYDRTSREWGSSTDEAFFRGASVQGFKISAPESGSWTLTIQSPKRDAYFLLAGWRGGTSPVTVKLPALGKGSVPVEVKLTNGRIDPNSVKVDVKAVRTVQGETKSDSALHLRLNPASGRNLHAGKLAVSTPGVYNITVEITGKTVDGQPFTRTFVKSASVSK encoded by the coding sequence ATGCGCAAATGGTTGGCTTTCTTCCTGTGTTTGGTACTGCTGCTGGCGCCAACCGGTTTTGCCCCCGCAGCTCCCGGGAAGCCGCCCGCTCCGACCCCGATGGGGATCGTGAATGCAAACGGTGAGGTGTCCGCACTCCAGCTTCCGCCTCCGTCCAATGTGACGACGCCGGGCACTTGGTTTCTCGGAGCCACTCCGCCCAACGCCGATCCTTCCAAGCCTCCGATCGTCTTTGTTCAGGGGATGAACGGCCGTGCCCAGGATTGGTGGGATGAAACGGAGTACCACGGACTGAACGACATGTACGAGAAGGCGTATCAGGCAGGATATCGCACTGCATTCGTCCAGTTGTATGATGCCGGAGGAACGCCCAAGAGCCAGTGGGACAACGGCCAATTGTTGGCATCCATGCTGCAGAGCATCTACAATCACTTCGGTCAGAAGGTGAACATCGTCGCCCACAGCAAGGGAGGTCCCGACACCCAGGCCGCCTTGATCCACTACGGAGCGCACCCCTATGTGGGACGCGTGGTGACCCTGGGATCTCCGCACCACGGGTCGCATCTGGCGGATCTCGCCTACAGCTGGTGGGCCGGTTGGCTGGCCGATCTGCTGGGGCAGAAAACCGATGCCACCTATTCCCTGCAAACCGGTCAAATGGCCCAGTACCGTCAACAGACGGACGGCCATGCAAACGCCACCAAAAACACGTATTACACCGCAGCCGGGACAAACTGGGGTCCGCTGTTCTCCGCCCTGCAAATGGGGGGACTCTACCTGTCCCAATACGGTGACAATGACGGTCTGGTCAATGTCTGGAGCACCTACCTGCCGTACGGAAACCATCTGTTCACCGCCGATCTGGACCATGACAAAATCCGCACCGGGTCCGCGGTGTTCGGACGGATCGAATCGGTGCTGAGATCGTCCGCGGTGACCGCCAATGCCGCATCGGCGAAGGGACTGGAGAGCACGGAAGCATCCGCGGAGCCGGTCAATCAGTACATGCACGGAGGCCCCCTTGCCGCCGGAGCGGCCGTTTCCCGGACGATTCACGTGGATGAAGGGGCCAAGGAAGCCTTGTTCCACGTGCTGACCAAATCTCCGGACGTCCAAGTGAAACTGGTGTCTCCCTCCGGAAAAACGTATGACCGCACCAGCCGGGAGTGGGGTTCCTCGACCGACGAGGCGTTTTTCCGCGGAGCGTCCGTCCAGGGCTTCAAGATCTCCGCACCTGAAAGCGGTTCCTGGACCTTGACCATTCAATCGCCCAAACGGGATGCCTACTTCCTGTTGGCCGGATGGCGCGGCGGCACGTCGCCCGTGACGGTGAAGCTGCCGGCGCTGGGCAAGGGAAGCGTCCCGGTCGAGGTGAAACTGACGAACGGACGCATTGACCCGAACTCCGTCAAGGTGGACGTGAAAGCCGTCCGCACCGTCCAGGGTGAAACGAAATCCGATTCGGCCCTGCATCTCCGCCTGAATCCCGCAAGCGGCCGGAACCTCCATGCCGGCAAATTGGCGGTGAGCACCCCCGGGGTGTACAACATCACGGTGGAGATCACCGGAAAAACCGTGGACGGACAGCCGTTCACCCGGACGTTCGTGAAATCGGCAAGCGTTTCGAAATGA
- a CDS encoding RluA family pseudouridine synthase — protein sequence MEQKETPVFSHRVTAEEDGLMLKQVLRNRFRFSRRLMNKLKMNRLVTVNGEVIWFTARVKKGDLVEIRMPEDRTEHLPPQPVEFRVVYEDADLIIIDKPPGLVVHPTRGYKEGTLANGLMHYWQQRGEHHTMRPVTRLDRDTSGLMAVAKHAQAHWFLAEQMIHKRYEREYQAICHGIPEPPEGTIDAPIGHDPEAGLYRVMTEKEGGYPSVTRYRVLNAWERAALLRLRLETGRTHQIRVHLSSIGHPLIGDPLYGRGEEEGWIGRQALHAARLRLLHPRHREWMEWESPLPADMRRLMERLSESDT from the coding sequence ATGGAACAAAAAGAAACGCCCGTCTTCAGCCATCGGGTGACGGCGGAAGAGGACGGCTTGATGCTGAAACAGGTGCTGAGAAACCGCTTCCGGTTCTCCCGGAGGCTGATGAACAAATTGAAGATGAACCGGTTGGTGACGGTGAACGGGGAAGTGATCTGGTTCACGGCCCGGGTGAAGAAAGGGGATTTGGTGGAAATCCGCATGCCGGAAGACCGGACCGAACATCTTCCGCCGCAACCGGTTGAATTTCGGGTGGTCTATGAGGATGCCGATTTGATCATCATCGACAAGCCGCCCGGTTTGGTGGTCCATCCGACCCGCGGATACAAGGAAGGCACCTTGGCCAACGGACTGATGCATTACTGGCAGCAGCGCGGGGAGCATCACACCATGCGGCCCGTCACCCGGCTCGACCGGGACACGTCGGGATTGATGGCGGTTGCCAAACATGCCCAGGCTCACTGGTTTCTGGCCGAGCAAATGATCCACAAGCGATATGAGCGCGAATACCAGGCCATTTGCCACGGCATTCCGGAGCCGCCGGAAGGGACGATCGACGCCCCGATCGGTCATGACCCGGAGGCCGGGCTGTACCGGGTGATGACCGAAAAAGAGGGGGGATATCCGTCCGTCACTCGGTACCGGGTGCTGAACGCTTGGGAACGGGCTGCCCTGCTGCGCTTGCGTCTGGAAACGGGCCGCACGCACCAGATCCGGGTGCACCTGTCGTCCATCGGCCACCCGCTGATCGGCGATCCGCTCTACGGTCGCGGAGAGGAGGAGGGATGGATCGGCCGGCAGGCCTTGCACGCGGCCAGACTTCGCTTGCTCCATCCCCGGCATCGGGAATGGATGGAGTGGGAATCTCCTTTGCCGGCAGACATGCGGCGATTGATGGAGCGATTGTCGGAATCGGATACGTAA
- a CDS encoding ABC transporter substrate-binding protein: MRFGKWWAFALAALLLPMTACAGEPAGKTGEQGLKKVTLVLDWTPNTNHTGLYVARDKGYFKAEGLDVTIIQPGETGAEQMVATGNADFGVSYQEGVTQARTQQVPIVSIAAVLQHNTSGFASPAAKNITRPKDFEGKTYGGWGSPVEKQMISSLMEADQADPNKVKIVNTGNVDFFTATKRDIDFMWIYYGWTGIEAELRGEKLNMVWITDYGKQLDYYTPVLITGEKTVKEDPDTVRAFLKAAAQGYEFAAQHPQEAADILVKAVPDLDEKLVHKSQEWLSPRYKADAPAWGIQKREVWENYAAWMKQHQLLEGEFDAAKAFTNEFLPQGGK, from the coding sequence ATGCGATTCGGAAAATGGTGGGCGTTCGCATTGGCGGCGCTGCTTCTGCCGATGACGGCCTGTGCGGGCGAACCGGCCGGCAAAACCGGCGAGCAGGGGCTGAAAAAAGTGACCCTCGTCCTGGACTGGACGCCCAACACCAACCACACCGGTCTGTACGTCGCCCGTGACAAAGGATATTTCAAGGCGGAAGGACTGGACGTGACCATCATCCAGCCCGGGGAAACGGGCGCGGAGCAGATGGTGGCCACGGGCAATGCGGATTTCGGCGTCAGCTACCAGGAAGGGGTGACCCAGGCACGGACGCAACAGGTGCCCATCGTGTCGATCGCGGCGGTGCTGCAGCACAACACGTCCGGATTTGCCTCCCCGGCAGCCAAAAACATCACCCGCCCGAAGGATTTTGAAGGAAAAACCTACGGCGGCTGGGGTTCCCCGGTGGAGAAACAAATGATTTCCTCGCTCATGGAAGCGGATCAGGCCGATCCGAACAAGGTGAAAATCGTCAATACCGGAAACGTGGACTTCTTCACCGCCACGAAGAGAGACATCGATTTCATGTGGATTTACTACGGATGGACCGGCATCGAAGCCGAGCTGCGCGGCGAGAAGCTGAACATGGTCTGGATCACGGATTACGGCAAGCAGCTGGATTATTACACCCCGGTCCTGATCACCGGCGAGAAAACCGTCAAGGAGGATCCCGACACGGTTCGCGCGTTTCTGAAGGCCGCGGCCCAAGGATATGAATTTGCGGCCCAACACCCGCAAGAAGCGGCGGATATTCTCGTCAAAGCCGTCCCCGATCTGGATGAGAAACTGGTCCACAAGAGCCAGGAATGGCTGAGTCCCCGCTACAAGGCGGACGCCCCCGCCTGGGGCATCCAGAAACGGGAAGTATGGGAGAACTACGCCGCCTGGATGAAACAGCACCAACTGCTGGAAGGTGAATTTGACGCAGCAAAAGCATTCACCAACGAATTTCTGCCCCAAGGAGGAAAATGA
- a CDS encoding thiamine-binding protein translates to MARTLLSVQILPRTPDGGDVIPYVDRAIEVIQASGLPFRVGPLETTMEGELDELLAVVARMNEEMVRMGCPSVIHQIKIYHNTEGASMNELTRKYDPPAGGGESK, encoded by the coding sequence GTGGCGCGCACGCTGCTGAGCGTACAAATCCTGCCTCGCACCCCGGACGGCGGGGACGTGATTCCGTATGTGGACCGGGCCATCGAAGTGATCCAGGCGTCGGGGCTGCCCTTCCGGGTGGGACCGCTGGAAACGACCATGGAAGGAGAACTGGATGAACTGCTGGCCGTGGTGGCCCGGATGAACGAAGAAATGGTCCGGATGGGTTGTCCGAGCGTGATTCATCAGATCAAGATCTACCACAACACGGAAGGGGCCTCGATGAACGAGCTGACCCGCAAGTACGATCCGCCCGCCGGAGGCGGTGAATCGAAATGA
- a CDS encoding ABC transporter permease — translation MNADKQGRRSRANARFRRYWQGGWPPFLLGMILLTVWETAVRKGWVEAWLLPAPSTVGKEFIASAERMWPDLLSTATVALTGLAAGVAAGAVFASLLHLSRLLRAALYPLIVLSQNIPLIVLAPLLVMWMGFGDEPKALIAALVCFFPVTVAVLDGFRRTDPVLISYMRMAGASRWQLFFLLEWPSALPSFFSGAKLSAAYSVMGAVIAEWLGAERGLGMIMQLAASSFRTDRVFVATLWVILLSLLLFFAMGWLERLAVRGKAGGDAG, via the coding sequence ATGAATGCGGACAAACAGGGACGGCGATCACGGGCGAATGCCCGTTTTCGCCGGTATTGGCAGGGGGGATGGCCCCCTTTTCTCTTGGGAATGATCCTGCTCACGGTCTGGGAGACGGCCGTCCGGAAAGGCTGGGTGGAAGCATGGCTCCTGCCCGCTCCCTCGACGGTCGGGAAGGAATTCATCGCATCGGCGGAACGCATGTGGCCCGATCTTCTCTCCACCGCCACCGTCGCCCTGACGGGTCTCGCCGCCGGGGTGGCTGCCGGAGCGGTGTTCGCCTCGCTCCTTCATCTGTCCCGGCTGCTCCGCGCGGCACTCTACCCGCTCATCGTGCTGTCGCAAAACATTCCGCTCATCGTTCTGGCTCCCCTGTTGGTGATGTGGATGGGATTCGGCGATGAACCGAAAGCGCTGATCGCCGCCCTGGTCTGCTTTTTTCCGGTCACCGTGGCCGTGCTGGACGGATTCCGCCGCACGGATCCGGTGTTGATCTCATACATGCGAATGGCGGGCGCTTCCCGGTGGCAGCTCTTTTTCCTTTTGGAATGGCCTTCCGCCCTGCCTTCCTTCTTTTCCGGAGCAAAACTGTCGGCCGCCTACAGCGTGATGGGCGCCGTCATCGCCGAGTGGCTCGGCGCCGAGCGGGGACTGGGCATGATCATGCAACTGGCCGCTTCCTCGTTCCGCACCGACCGGGTCTTCGTCGCCACCTTGTGGGTGATTCTGCTGAGCTTGCTGCTCTTCTTCGCCATGGGATGGCTGGAGCGTCTGGCCGTTCGGGGAAAAGCGGGAGGTGATGCAGGATGA
- a CDS encoding ABC transporter ATP-binding protein: MKLEVNSLSFSYGNEPVIRDLSFGVKEGEFVALIGPSGSGKSTLFQLIGGLLKPASGDIRLNGRPVTGPRGHVAYMPQQPSLLPWRTVEANVRLGQQLGGGTPDREEVKRLLRGAGLEDAAGKYPHELSGGMQQRVAFIRALAGRKDPLLLDEPFGALDALTRTRMQQWLLSMLQAERRTVLFITHSIDEALLLADRILVLSHRPMSLVREISVPFPRSDRFRLRGSADWFGLHREIENLLLPEPPDMPSP, from the coding sequence ATGAAACTGGAAGTGAACAGCCTCTCCTTTTCCTACGGAAACGAACCGGTGATCCGCGATTTGTCGTTCGGCGTGAAGGAAGGAGAGTTCGTCGCCCTGATCGGTCCGTCCGGCAGCGGCAAGAGCACGCTGTTTCAACTGATCGGCGGCCTCCTGAAGCCCGCCTCGGGCGACATCCGGCTGAACGGCCGACCGGTCACGGGCCCCCGCGGACACGTGGCCTACATGCCGCAGCAGCCCTCCCTGCTTCCCTGGCGAACGGTGGAGGCCAACGTCCGACTGGGCCAGCAGCTGGGAGGGGGCACGCCCGACCGGGAGGAGGTCAAACGGCTTCTCCGCGGAGCCGGACTGGAGGATGCCGCGGGCAAGTACCCGCATGAACTGAGCGGCGGCATGCAGCAGCGGGTGGCCTTCATCCGTGCGCTCGCCGGCCGGAAGGATCCTCTCCTGCTGGACGAGCCGTTCGGGGCCCTTGACGCGCTCACCCGTACCCGGATGCAGCAATGGCTGCTGTCGATGCTGCAAGCGGAACGCCGCACCGTGCTGTTCATCACTCACAGCATCGACGAAGCGCTGCTCCTGGCCGACCGCATCCTGGTCCTTTCGCACCGGCCCATGAGCCTGGTGCGGGAGATTTCCGTTCCGTTCCCCCGATCCGACCGGTTCCGGTTGCGCGGCAGCGCCGACTGGTTCGGGCTGCATCGGGAGATCGAAAACTTGCTCCTCCCGGAGCCGCCGGACATGCCATCCCCTTGA
- a CDS encoding transglutaminase domain-containing protein, whose translation MKWKWILAGSMLLVASAAGLAFAGEKAVTILEESKTPGEKTTGLTIPGSLSAKDKDTAQTKTVLKPYAEKVKASLSAPKDKRVEVHGTLEIAGTVGDHHNLSRKLVWVRVQLLGRTDNPLPDRMDYYLPLNDGTFGSKIRLFQGAGTYRVEVRLPGQGNDSYFYPMTTFEAVNTDSSQGRDIAYSVSGVNGGLKLEEPTTGLVSGWKELRIKGTVASSWRELLVRVKKDGQSWKKVIPVRAGRFDERIPLLYGRGIHEVQVMVPEEKQKGTFVEGATLYAENLSERVLEPISYTRLYEERGIRLISPTAGGDVAGMTMNIAGTVDPKAKFASQTTHLIVQTKKGNDQATYFLPIRNHRFDGNVWFRFGPGTYEVTLYVPEITKENRDYFRFFTVAGFRMESTVKEDMRHLLPSRGIESDHPEIRQLAASLTRGVKGNRSKAKAIYRYVAQTMSYDMDKFRNNTFAWDDSALKSLRTKSGVCQDYAFLTLALLRASGIPSRFVEGEAGDQRHAWVEAYADGRWIIMDPTWGSGYITPEGRYVKKYDERWFDPDPEEFAKTHHRTGVSY comes from the coding sequence ATGAAATGGAAATGGATACTGGCGGGATCCATGTTGCTGGTGGCATCGGCCGCCGGGCTGGCCTTCGCCGGGGAAAAAGCCGTGACGATCCTTGAAGAGAGCAAAACCCCCGGGGAAAAGACGACCGGTCTGACCATTCCCGGCTCCCTTTCGGCAAAAGACAAAGACACCGCACAGACGAAAACGGTGCTGAAGCCGTATGCCGAGAAGGTGAAGGCGTCGTTGTCCGCGCCCAAGGATAAACGGGTGGAGGTACACGGAACGTTGGAAATCGCCGGAACGGTGGGCGACCATCACAACCTTTCCCGGAAGTTGGTCTGGGTCCGGGTGCAGTTGTTGGGACGGACCGACAATCCGCTTCCCGACCGGATGGATTACTATCTCCCGCTGAATGACGGGACATTCGGATCGAAGATTCGCCTGTTTCAGGGAGCCGGCACGTACCGGGTGGAGGTCCGGCTGCCCGGGCAGGGAAACGATTCCTATTTTTATCCGATGACCACCTTCGAAGCGGTCAACACGGATTCTTCCCAAGGACGGGACATCGCGTACTCCGTCTCCGGAGTCAACGGAGGACTCAAACTGGAGGAGCCGACCACGGGTCTCGTTTCCGGTTGGAAAGAGCTTCGCATCAAGGGAACCGTCGCTTCGTCCTGGCGGGAACTCCTGGTCCGGGTGAAAAAAGACGGACAATCCTGGAAAAAAGTGATCCCCGTTCGCGCCGGACGGTTTGACGAACGGATTCCCCTGTTGTACGGCCGGGGAATACATGAAGTGCAGGTGATGGTTCCCGAGGAAAAACAGAAGGGGACGTTTGTGGAAGGAGCCACCCTCTACGCCGAAAATTTGTCGGAGCGCGTGCTTGAGCCGATTTCCTACACCCGGCTGTACGAGGAACGGGGCATCCGGCTCATCTCTCCGACGGCGGGCGGAGACGTGGCCGGCATGACGATGAACATCGCGGGAACGGTGGATCCGAAGGCCAAGTTTGCCTCCCAGACCACCCACCTGATCGTGCAGACCAAGAAGGGGAACGATCAGGCGACCTACTTCCTTCCGATCCGCAACCACCGCTTTGACGGAAACGTGTGGTTCCGCTTCGGACCCGGCACGTACGAAGTCACCCTGTACGTTCCGGAAATCACCAAGGAAAACCGCGATTACTTCCGCTTTTTCACCGTGGCCGGGTTCCGCATGGAGAGCACGGTCAAGGAAGACATGCGCCACTTGCTCCCGTCCAGGGGGATCGAGTCGGATCACCCGGAGATCCGACAGCTGGCCGCTTCCCTCACCCGGGGAGTGAAAGGGAACCGTTCCAAGGCCAAGGCGATTTATCGGTACGTGGCTCAAACGATGAGCTATGACATGGACAAATTCCGGAACAACACCTTTGCCTGGGACGACAGCGCCTTGAAATCCCTCCGGACCAAGTCCGGCGTCTGCCAGGATTACGCGTTTCTCACGCTGGCTCTGCTGAGGGCTTCCGGCATCCCGTCCCGGTTCGTGGAGGGGGAAGCGGGAGACCAGAGGCATGCCTGGGTGGAAGCCTATGCCGACGGCAGATGGATCATCATGGATCCCACCTGGGGTTCGGGGTACATCACTCCGGAGGGACGTTACGTAAAGAAATATGACGAACGCTGGTTTGACCCCGACCCCGAAGAGTTTGCGAAAACCCATCACCGAACCGGTGTCTCGTACTGA